A region of the Syntrophus gentianae genome:
CGGTGGAATTTCCCTCCAGGCCTGCCATTCCGGTGCGGGCTGAAAAGTAAACAGGGCTTGTCTGCCAACTCTGCATTGCATCTGCAGAAGATCGAGAGAAAACAACTTTTCCGTGAGAAAATAGAGGGCCGGCGCATTACCGGAAAATTCCGCCAGGCGGTCAATCGATTCCTCTGCCATCCAGCTTTTTCTCAGCTCTTCAATAAGCGGGATGTCGGGCACGTCCAGAACTTTTCCCCCGTTTCGAAACAAGGCGATACGCCCATCCTTCTGCGGAACCGCCGTGAGGTCCTTTCGGAACTTCACGAAAAATGAGGGAACGTCTGTTGTTGGAGAAGGTTGGCCTTGCTTAGCCTTTGAATTCGCCATTGGTCTTACAGGAAAAACGGTACGGGGTTAAGGCTCTCTTCATCAGCGCCCTCGTCGATCCACCCGGATGCTTTGGGCACTTCGAAAAGGCGACGGCAGCCGAAGCGAGGCCAGAAATGCAACAATCCCGGAACGATCACCCGCGCCACGGGAAAACGGATATCCGGACGGGTCAGATCCAGGACCAGCATCTCCAGCCCTCGTGCACCCAGCAGTCGCACAGCCTCGTCGATGTCGGTGAGGAAATCCTTTTGCTGTTTTCCGGAGAAATCGGAAAATGACTTCCGGGCAAGAAGAGGGGCGGCCTGTAAGAAATGTTCCCGGCTAAGGGGAGCGTCCTGAAATTGAAGACTGTATTTGTCTCTGTCTGCCAGCCCCCAGCACTGTCCCAATTCCGAGAGGGTCCGTTCCAGGGCGATCAGCGGATCGTGATGGCAGCCCAACCCGATTGAATGAAAACGGCCGCCTTCCTGACGAGTGAAGAGAATGGCGGAGAAAACGGGCAGGCCCAGATCATTGGTCAAATCCAGCACCTCCAGCCTCATGCCCATCTCGTCCATGGCCGCATCCACGGCGGCTGCAAAGGGCGAGTCGAAGCTGTGCAGATCCACGGCTGGTCTGCGCAGCTTGTGATACCACCACATGGCTGTGGCATCGCGTTCTATCAGTTCGAAGAATCCCTGCATGATGGCTTCTTCAAGGCAGTTACCCGCGGCCACGCCGTTGCTGCAACTCCGGCAGATGTCGCCGCCGCCTTCCTGCGGATAAAAATAATAGGCAAAGGCACTGGGGATCAGACGCCAGCGATGCTGTGTGAGCGACCAGGCCGGCGTCCAGTCGATCGGGCGCCGGGCATCGTAAGGATCCGGAACATACGCCGTGTTCCCCCATTGCCGCCAGGTTGTACGGTCTCTGTACTGCTGCTGGCTGAAGCCCATCAAATCGACAGGAGAAATCGCCAGATCGCCCAGCTCCGCAAAAGAGGCCCGGACACAAGGCTCATACCCCTCATACTGTGAAGAGTAACGCTCAATGGCCTCCCCCAGGGCGCTGGCCTTCGCCTGCGGAACGGTCCTGCCTTTGCCCGTACTGAAACCGGTAGCCGTCAGACGGGAATTCTGTTCTTCCTGCAGCACTTTTCCAGCCTTCCGGACAATCCAGTCGCTACGGACGACATGACCGAAGCAGGGCGGGCTCTTCTTGAGCAAAGTAAGCTGACTCACAACGCCTGTGATCGGACTGATCAGGCAGGCATACTTCTCCAGGGTCTCCACCGCCGAGCAGATCCGCTCGCCGCCATCGCGGTAATCCGCTTTGATTCGTGACTGCAGCTGCAGCGGCTCCTTCGGCAGGGCGTCGATTGAAAACGTCCCTAATGTCCGGGTGCCGCACACCGGACATTGGGGACGTTTTGGCAGGGGATGTCGATCCAGTCGTAGATTTTGAAAGTCAAGGGTCAGCGCGCTGCCAGCCAGTTCCGACGTCCCGCCTGCGGCCAGTTTTTCCAGTTCTCCCGCGAGCAACCCGGCCACCGTTTCCAGTGAAAAAACGGTCTGACCCACGGAAAGGCGCAAAGACTGGCCGTTTCCCTCTTTAAGGATTTTCCCCCATTCCAGTCTCCGATGCCCCCTGATCCGGTCAAGGAGGCAGGCCACACACCCTGTTTCCCCTGGAAGAAATAACGGTCCGATCTGCTGAACGACCCCCTTGGGCTTGACGATGACCCAGCGGAGCTCGCGTTTTTGGGCGAAAAGGCCGAAGGCCTCCAACTCCGGTTCAAGGGCGTCCGGGATAACGGCCACGTAAACGGCATCCGCTCTGATTTCTTTTCTATAGCCGTCCGGAAGACGTTCAACGGTCAGCACATCTGAACGCGATAATGACGCGGCAAGGGCGTCGACAGAAGAATCCGTCCCGCCAATGGCGAAGACCCGCAACACAAGAGGAGAAAGCGGGGATAGCGGAGGGCCGCTTCGTTCCCGGCCAAGAATCCGGGTCAGGAACAAATACGCCTGATTTCCCTGTTGGACGGACTCCTGAACAATCACCCCCTGCTTTTCAAGGTTGATCAGGGTGAAATAGACCTCTTCGGGAGGAAAGCGATTCTCCAGCGCGGCAGCGAGATCGTCCTCGTCGCCGAGACCCCGGCGGATCATGGAAATCAATTCTGAAGACAAGGGTGAGGATATCCTGCCCGGTCCTCTTTCATCCAGAAGAACCCAGCGACCGTTTCCATCGGGGATTGGAACGACTCCCTCTTTGATCTTAAAAGTACCCATGAGAAAAACTTATAGAAACCCTGCCAGATAATCAATCTTCTGCTGGCCGTGCTGAACGAGGCCATAGGGCTTGCGGCAACCGCCGGCGCAAGGGGCTAAATAGATGCATTGCCGGCATTCCGCAGGCAATGCATCAACCGATGCGCAATCTCGAATTTCCGTACAGTTCTGGAGTTCTGCGAGACTACGGACTCCCTCCATTTCGCTCACGTCGAAACAGGCCTGCATCCGGCCGCGGGCATTGACGTTCAGTGCCACGAAAGGGCCACAATCCTGCGTCCGGCCATGAAACACCCGTGCCCCCAGTTCTGTCGGCCTGACCCCGCAGAAGGGCATGGCCAGAAAAATCCCTTGCGCCTGATCGGGGTAGCGGTCCATCAAATCCGCCATTTCCTCGGCGAATGCCTGGGCATCCGCCTGTGTCCAGGGTCGGGGCAGGATCGGCGTTGATTCGTAGCGCAGCGGCAGCCAGAAAAGTCGGGGAGATTTTCCCGCGAACTGGACGAAGGGCTCCAAGGCGCCGTGCAGTTCCGGCGTCAAGGGGGTCAGCAGGCAGATTCGAGGCACGCCTGCCTCCAATGCCAGTCCGATCACTTCCTGCTTCCGCCTCAACACATCCGAACCGCCGGTCAGCTTGTCCATGTGTCCGGCGTCAAGGGTGGGCAGGCTGATTCGAAGGTCATACACCACGCGGAAAAGCCGCCGGTAGAGCTCGGTATTGCCCGTTCCGTTGGTATTCAGGATAATCGTGCGTCCGCACAGATGGGCATAGTAACAGAACATTTCGAGCTGCGGGTGCATCGTGGCCTCCCCACCGGTGAAGCGGATGCCCGGAATGCCGTTGTCCACCGTCCAGTCAATCCAGTGCAGCACCTCCTGCTCCGGCATAAACGAAACGCCTGAGCGGATCTGTCCGCCAAGGTAACAGAACGAACAGTTCATATTGCAGGCATCCGTGATTTCAATCTTCAGTTCGCGCGGCGACAGGGGAGAAATCACAATCGTTTATCCTTCTGATTTCGGATTGCATGGAGCAGGGGGAGTAGCAGTAGCCAACAGGGTTGGTATGCTCCGCTTAAACGCATCTGGCGCAGGCTATCTCGTCGGTATCTTCACTCATGTCTGGTTTGATCAGCCATTCGTCACCCGGCTTCAACGGCAAGACGATATACATGACTTGGTCTGTCTGCTCAAGGACCCTTACTTCAATTCCTGCCGGTACGGAAATCTCATTCTCCGTCAAAACCGACCTGGGGTTGGAGACGAGACGCTCTTTAAACGATTCATCACTCCAGGCTCTGGCTATGATCTTCGCCATCTTTTTGCTCTGCTCTTTTGTTTCTTCTTTCATTTTCTTCCTCTTTGTAATTATTCCTGAAATAAAAGACCCTTCTGTTTTCATCTCCAGAATGGGTCATAATAGATTCAATGATCCGGATTTCCTGCCCGCCTCGGGAAGAATTCGAGCGGTGAGATCCGGAAGCTTTCTTGCCTGGGAAGGAATATCGGGATTTATGGCCGAAAGAACTCGTCGTTGATTGTTGAAATTGTTAAGGAAAGGCAATATTCGCATCGCAGACAGCGAGAATTAAGGAAAATCAACCCTGTTCTTTGTGCGCCCCAGACAATTCGGCGATTTTCTCGATGACTGCTTCATTGCACCCCAACCGTTCGGCCAGAATGGACATGTCTGAAATCGAAAGGTCTTCCCCGCGGATGATATCCGCCTTTTTTTTGGCCATTTCAGCCGATGGCTTGGGATCGTCTGCCGGGAGGTAAATCGCACATTCAGGCCTGATCTCTTCCAGGATGCGGTTGCTTTCAATGATCAGAAAATGCGCATCACCGTGCTCGAAGGCGATTGTCGAAAAGCTGGTTCCCATTGGATAGAAACAGCCGTCATCATAGCCGGGTTTTCGTGGATGATGGCCGATTTTTATTCGTACGGCGCCAGGCAGCAGTTTGCGCAATGCACGAGCAAGACATGTCTTCCCGATATTGGAGCGTGCGCCTGAAACAACAATAACTTTCGTATCACTTATGACAACCGTTTCAGAGTCCATTATCCCCCGAAGCAATGCCAGGCAATAGAACCTGTCAAAATTTTTCCGACCCTATCATGGCGATAAATCGAAATCAAGAATTTAAGGTTATGCAAGGTTATTATTTGTAACTTTATGTTTGATCCTGAAAATGATATGGGACAAAAAATCAGATTGGGTCCCTTTTTTGGAAAATACCCATGAAATGTTCAAGATGATTTTCTCGTTGAAATAAGGATCATAACGGACCGGATGCTGAAGATCGTTAACGGACAGATCACTGGACCCATACTTAGGAAAACAGAATAATTGTATAATATATTTAGATAAGTAGGAATGTTTTGAAAGGCATTTATCACCATGGGTTATTGTCAATTTTGCGAAATGATTGAAACGAATGCGCATAATATTTTTTATCGCGATCAACTTCTGGCGGCATTGGTTGAGATCTGCCCTAAAAATGTCGGGCATTTTTTGATTATTCCTTTAAGGCACGTTGAAAGCATCTTTGAATTGACCAACGAAGAATATCTGCAATTTCGAAAGGTTGCCTGGAGGGTTCTGTTTAATCAGTTTCATCGGATTAATTTTATTGAAAGGTATGAGCATTATATCGCTTTGGCGGAAAAATCCGATAGGCGGGTCGTTGAAAGATGCCATTCCGGCATTGAGTATCTCCGGGAGGAATCGCACCTTGCCCCTTCGGGATTTTCCATGGGGTTCAATGAAGGCTCGGATTCGGGAAAGGAATATAGGCATGTTCATATGCACGTAATCCCCGCTTATGGGGATCGAGTGAATGAGCATGGATTTCGGTTTTTATTCTGACGGATGAACGGCCTACTTTAACCATTGTACAGAAATGACCGATCCTGCCGGAAGATAATCTTTTCCTTCCGGAATGGAAGCCACTGCCGTTGCTTTAGCCAGGGAGTTCAAGCGACTGCGTTTGTTCATGGGATGGAAGTCAGGCAGGCCGTCGATCCATTCAAGCGTGCCGAAGAAAAAATCCGTCCAATCGGATTCACCCTCGGCCAGTTCCGAAGCAAGCCGGGCAGATATCCTTGGCAGGCCGGGATCTTTATGACCGGACAAGGCCAGGATTCCGGGAAGAGCGATCTGCAGAAACCCCATCAAGTTGGACGGCGGTCCGCCGGCCAGGATGAAGACGGGTTTTTTATCCAGCATGCCGAAGCCGACAGCCTTGCCGGGTCCCATGCGAATACGGTGGAAGACCTTCTTCCACCCCATCCCTTCAAGGACGTGTGCCACTAGGTCATGATCCCCCATCCACGCCCCTCCACTCGTGATTACGGCATCCGTTTCGTCCGCTAGGTTTTTCAGGGCGCACAACAGGGCTTCCGGATCATCCTTGACGATGGCCATACGGCTCTTCATCCCATATCGATGGCACCATCCTGCCAGGGTCATGATATTGCTTGCATAGAGTTTTCCTTCCGTCAGGGTGTTGCCTGGTTCAACGATTTCATCGCCGGTGCCGAGCATTCCTACGATGGGATTACGAAAGACGGGAACCACACTGTGTCCGGCAGCGGCCAGAAGTCCTGTCATCGCAGGCGATATCAACTGGCCTGTTCGAAGGATGCATTTCCCCATAGTCACATCGCTGCCGCGCCTCAAAACATTTTTCGGCTCGGCAAAGCTTTCTACCAGCACATCGGAGTTCCCTTTTTTAGCATACTCTTCAGCCACGACAGCGTCAGCTCCGGTCGGGATGCGGGCTCCCGTCAGCACCCTGACCGTTGTCCCCGGTTTGACCTGAATGTCTTTCTCGCCTCCTGCTGCCATGGAACCCAGCAGCTGCAGGGGGACAGGTTTTTCTGGCGTTGCATTGGCTACCTCATGGGATATAACCGCGAAGCCGTCTTTGCGGGAGGAATCCATGGAAGGCGAATCGACCAGGGCGTAAAGATCAGAGGCAGCGATGCGATCGACGCAGTCAACCAGGGAAACATTCTCCTTGGAAAGAGGGGTAATGTTCTCCAGGGTCAAACGCAGGGCCGCTTTCAGGCCGAGAGACATGGATTTCACGGCACTTTCCTCGATATAGAAATATCAGTTTTGATTATCGTTCGCAAAAGCAGGGGAGGCAACCCAAGCCATCGCCTCTTATGTGAAGCGTGGGAGTCCGGGCGTGAGAAAGTGCCTGGCATGGTGACCGCATCAACGCAGGCTGGCAATTCCGCTTTAAGGAATTGCCAGCCGCGTGCACGTAGCGTTGGACTGCCGAAGGACAGCCATCAACAGACGGATTGAAACGTTTATTGCACCGCACTGACTTCGTCAAGTGCTTCGGCAACTTCACATCCCCAGAGGGGGCAACCTTTTCTAAAAACGGTGCCGGGTAACACCCGGATGACCTTTCCAGATTTGGTCATTAAATCTGCATTCTGAACACAAACCCAGGAACCATCCGGTTTCTTCTCGAATTCCTTTAAGCTGAGTTTTTCTTTACTGATCTCTTCCATTCTATTTCTCCCCTTTAATAAAACTCCATTCTCTTCAACACAAAGACTCCCGGTTAAGGCAGTCCGTTTACGCGAGCTTCAGCCTCTGCCACTGATGCTAATGCCATGTTCAGGTATACGTTAACCCATTCGGGCTTGCCGGTATTGGCGGCTAAGCCCTTGAGCTGGTCGCCGGTTGCCTTGAGGGAGGGAAGCTGTTCCTTCAGCTTAACGACGGCCTCTGCCAAAAGATCCTTTCTGGCAATTCTCCGGGTGTTCAGCACCTGTGCCAGGTAGGCATCTATAGCCTCCTCCACGGCGAGGATTTGATTGATGATTGCCTGATCATAACCAGGATCTCCTACCGTTGCATAGTGTAGTTCCTTCTTGGCGAAACGAAGGGCTTCGCTGGTGTTTAACAAAGAGTCTTGCGTGGGGTTCGGCAAAAAAATTTGCTGGGTGAAGGGTTTGGGGGTGATATAGGTTTCACGGACTCCTGCTTCTAACGACATATCCTGTTCCTCCTTGCTCATGATCTTTCAAATATGAATTGGTTTATCCAATTTAAGAATCCTTCAGGGTCTCTCGATCCCTTTAACATTGGTTACAATGTGACCGTTTCATAGCACAGCCCGATTGATTGTCAAGAAAAATATCCGATTTTCTCTCTTCTAATAACAGAATCATTTACATAGCGAAACGGTGGGAGAACCCTGGGTTGGCGAAGGGAAGGCATTTTATATTCAAGGTGATAATTTCAAGTTCTTTTTCGAATTCAACATGTTGCAAGATAATTGAAAAAACCTTAAATCCCATAATGAGGAGAGGAAACAAGGTTTTACAGGAAGATGACCACATGCAGTATTATGTTACAAATAACCTAGAAATGACAATTATTTCATAAAATTACAATTTAATATTAGCTGACAAATTATAACAAAAATTCCTTGACAATCGGTTGGGCTGTGCTATGAAACGGTCACATTGTAACCAATATTTTAAAGGGGTAGAGATATGAGGTATGCAGAGACTGGGTATAATTTGGAGATTGATTTAGCGACAGGAAACATTGAGCGAGTCGAAACCGACCCGAAACTGCTCGAAACCCATCTTGGGGGGCTGGGGACCAATGTCAAGCTGCATTGGGACCGGGTTCCTCCGGAAACGAAGGCTTTTGACGATGGGAACATGATGGTTTTCAGCTCCGGTCTTCTCAACGCCACACCGGCTTGGAGCGCGAATCGTACCCTTGTCACCTTCATCTCACCACAAACGGGGATGCTGGCGTATCCGTTTTCGGGTGGGTTCTGGTCTGCAGAACTGAAGTACGCCGGCTATGACAAAATCATTTTGAACAACAAGTCGCCCAAATGGGTTTATGTCTGGGTAAAGAATGACAAGGTGGAACTGCGGGATGCCTCTCACCTCGTCGGCAGGGGCGCTTACGAGACTCAGGACCTGATCCGCGAGGAGTTGAACGAACCGGACGCCCAGGTCTTCGCCATCGGTCCCGCCGGCGAAAACAGATGTTTCACCGCTTCCATGGAACAGGGCCGGTCGAGCGCCAGCCGGCTCGGCGGCGGCGCCGTGATGGGAGACAAGAAGGTCAAGGCCGTCGTGGTCCGGGGGACCAAGGATATTAACCTGTACAACGGGGAAGCCTTCATGAAAGAGATGATGGACATGATGGCCTATATCAATTACCGCAACGCCAATCCCATCCCCGGCGTCATGACGATTCTTTCGGGTATCGGATCTCCGCAGGAGATGGTCCATACCGATGAGAAGTGGCACACGGAAAACTTCATGTGGGGGAATGCCCGCGCCCGGAGAAGAGGCTTCTGGGATCAGAATATCTCGGTGGAATGGCCGGAGACTCAGCTGGCGGGAATAAAGCGGCTGATCAGCTGCTTCAACTGCCCCCAGCACTGCGGCGCTTTGATCGCTTACAAAGACACGCCCCGCTATATGGCGAAGTGCTTCGGGAAGATGACCTACGCCATGGCGGCTTATATCGACAGTCTGGATTGGTCCTGGAGAACCCTGCACCGGGCGACGGAGTACGGCTTTGACTCCTTCTCCACGCCGCAGATTTTCGCCTTCGCCGTTGAGTGTATCGAAGCGGGCATCATAAAGGGCGATGACCTGGCCGGGACGGATGAGTATCCGCCCTGCCCGGAGGATAAGGGAGAGCGATACCTCTGGCTCATGGACCGGACCGCACACCGGCAGGGAATCGGCAACCTCCTGGCTGACGGCGTCTACTGGGCGGCAAGAGCGCTCGGCGAGGGTGCGGAAGCCTTTGACCACAATACGATCAAGAAGCACGAGCAGCTCCCCCTCAAGCTGGGAACACTTGATCCCATCTATTTCCTCATGTATACGACGAACGAGAAGATCAGCATCACCCAGATCGAAGGGAACTGGCCCCAGGCGGCCTTCCCCACGATGGAGATGAGAGAGGAGTTCGTTCGAGACTGGCCGCAGCTTCCCGATGATCACTTCAAGCAGTATGTCCTGGATTGGGAACCGCGGGGAGAAAAATCGATTCCCTTCTTCCCCACGCCCTACATGTGCAGTGAGATCGTCGACTGGATGGAGATGATGCACAACATCGACGACTCCTGCTGCATCTGCTGCGGCATGTCCGGCTTCTGCCTGAAGCCCCCCTGGCATATCCACAATTATCCGAGGGTCATCAACGCGGCGACCGGACTGGATC
Encoded here:
- a CDS encoding TOMM precursor leader peptide-binding protein: MGTFKIKEGVVPIPDGNGRWVLLDERGPGRISSPLSSELISMIRRGLGDEDDLAAALENRFPPEEVYFTLINLEKQGVIVQESVQQGNQAYLFLTRILGRERSGPPLSPLSPLVLRVFAIGGTDSSVDALAASLSRSDVLTVERLPDGYRKEIRADAVYVAVIPDALEPELEAFGLFAQKRELRWVIVKPKGVVQQIGPLFLPGETGCVACLLDRIRGHRRLEWGKILKEGNGQSLRLSVGQTVFSLETVAGLLAGELEKLAAGGTSELAGSALTLDFQNLRLDRHPLPKRPQCPVCGTRTLGTFSIDALPKEPLQLQSRIKADYRDGGERICSAVETLEKYACLISPITGVVSQLTLLKKSPPCFGHVVRSDWIVRKAGKVLQEEQNSRLTATGFSTGKGRTVPQAKASALGEAIERYSSQYEGYEPCVRASFAELGDLAISPVDLMGFSQQQYRDRTTWRQWGNTAYVPDPYDARRPIDWTPAWSLTQHRWRLIPSAFAYYFYPQEGGGDICRSCSNGVAAGNCLEEAIMQGFFELIERDATAMWWYHKLRRPAVDLHSFDSPFAAAVDAAMDEMGMRLEVLDLTNDLGLPVFSAILFTRQEGGRFHSIGLGCHHDPLIALERTLSELGQCWGLADRDKYSLQFQDAPLSREHFLQAAPLLARKSFSDFSGKQQKDFLTDIDEAVRLLGARGLEMLVLDLTRPDIRFPVARVIVPGLLHFWPRFGCRRLFEVPKASGWIDEGADEESLNPVPFFL
- a CDS encoding HIT family protein → MIETNAHNIFYRDQLLAALVEICPKNVGHFLIIPLRHVESIFELTNEEYLQFRKVAWRVLFNQFHRINFIERYEHYIALAEKSDRRVVERCHSGIEYLREESHLAPSGFSMGFNEGSDSGKEYRHVHMHVIPAYGDRVNEHGFRFLF
- a CDS encoding aldehyde ferredoxin oxidoreductase N-terminal domain-containing protein, with product MRYAETGYNLEIDLATGNIERVETDPKLLETHLGGLGTNVKLHWDRVPPETKAFDDGNMMVFSSGLLNATPAWSANRTLVTFISPQTGMLAYPFSGGFWSAELKYAGYDKIILNNKSPKWVYVWVKNDKVELRDASHLVGRGAYETQDLIREELNEPDAQVFAIGPAGENRCFTASMEQGRSSASRLGGGAVMGDKKVKAVVVRGTKDINLYNGEAFMKEMMDMMAYINYRNANPIPGVMTILSGIGSPQEMVHTDEKWHTENFMWGNARARRRGFWDQNISVEWPETQLAGIKRLISCFNCPQHCGALIAYKDTPRYMAKCFGKMTYAMAAYIDSLDWSWRTLHRATEYGFDSFSTPQIFAFAVECIEAGIIKGDDLAGTDEYPPCPEDKGERYLWLMDRTAHRQGIGNLLADGVYWAARALGEGAEAFDHNTIKKHEQLPLKLGTLDPIYFLMYTTNEKISITQIEGNWPQAAFPTMEMREEFVRDWPQLPDDHFKQYVLDWEPRGEKSIPFFPTPYMCSEIVDWMEMMHNIDDSCCICCGMSGFCLKPPWHIHNYPRVINAATGLDLDEAKLKKIVNRNRNLHRALNLRYGFRREDESAPEDHWKRRFPELENELLDTYYQYKGWNLDGVPTKERLHELDLDYVAEDLIKRGILKDGENN
- the glp gene encoding molybdopterin molybdotransferase MoeA, which produces MSLGLKAALRLTLENITPLSKENVSLVDCVDRIAASDLYALVDSPSMDSSRKDGFAVISHEVANATPEKPVPLQLLGSMAAGGEKDIQVKPGTTVRVLTGARIPTGADAVVAEEYAKKGNSDVLVESFAEPKNVLRRGSDVTMGKCILRTGQLISPAMTGLLAAAGHSVVPVFRNPIVGMLGTGDEIVEPGNTLTEGKLYASNIMTLAGWCHRYGMKSRMAIVKDDPEALLCALKNLADETDAVITSGGAWMGDHDLVAHVLEGMGWKKVFHRIRMGPGKAVGFGMLDKKPVFILAGGPPSNLMGFLQIALPGILALSGHKDPGLPRISARLASELAEGESDWTDFFFGTLEWIDGLPDFHPMNKRSRLNSLAKATAVASIPEGKDYLPAGSVISVQWLK
- a CDS encoding radical SAM protein gives rise to the protein MISPLSPRELKIEITDACNMNCSFCYLGGQIRSGVSFMPEQEVLHWIDWTVDNGIPGIRFTGGEATMHPQLEMFCYYAHLCGRTIILNTNGTGNTELYRRLFRVVYDLRISLPTLDAGHMDKLTGGSDVLRRKQEVIGLALEAGVPRICLLTPLTPELHGALEPFVQFAGKSPRLFWLPLRYESTPILPRPWTQADAQAFAEEMADLMDRYPDQAQGIFLAMPFCGVRPTELGARVFHGRTQDCGPFVALNVNARGRMQACFDVSEMEGVRSLAELQNCTEIRDCASVDALPAECRQCIYLAPCAGGCRKPYGLVQHGQQKIDYLAGFL
- a CDS encoding NHLP leader peptide family RiPP precursor, whose translation is MKEETKEQSKKMAKIIARAWSDESFKERLVSNPRSVLTENEISVPAGIEVRVLEQTDQVMYIVLPLKPGDEWLIKPDMSEDTDEIACARCV